The genomic DNA GCCCACGCGACCGACGGTCTGCTCGAGGCCATGGAGGCACCCGGGGACCGGTTCCGGGTCGGCGTGCAGTGGCATCCGGAGACGCTGACCGACCCGGCGCTGTTCCGCGCACTCGCCGACGCCGCCGCGCACGTGCGGGGCTGATCCGGGTCAGCTGTGCCAGGCTGACCGGCATGCGGATGCAATTCGCCAGCGGGCCCGACCCGACCGACCTGCTGACCCTCCCCTGGTCGACCCCGCTGGAGAAGTGGCCGCGCGAGAAGCTGGTGTCCCTCCCCCGCGGGATCTCGCGCCACGTCGTGCGTTTCGTCCGCATCGGCGGCATCGTCTACGCGATTAAGGAGATCTCGCAGGGCCTGGCCGAGCACGAGTACGAGCAGCTGCGCGAGCTGGCCCGGCTGTCCATCCCCGTCGTGCAGGCCGTCGGCGTCGTGGCCAACCGGTTCACTCCCGAGGGCGAGCCGCTGGACGCCGCCCTGGTCACCAAACACCTGCGCTTCTCGCTGCCCTACCGGGCGCTGTTCTCGCGCCGCATCGACCCGGACCTGGAACCCAAACTGCTGGACGCGCTGGCCGAGCTGCTGGTGCGCCTGCACCTGGCCGGGTTCGCGTGGAAGGACTGCTCACTGTCCAACACGCTGTTCCGCCGGGACGCCGGCGCCCTGGCCGCCTACCTGGTGGACGCCGAGACGGGCGAGCTGCGGGAGTCGCTGTCCAACGGCCAGCGCTGGCAGGACCTGGAGATCGTCGAGACCAACGTCGCCGGCGAGCTCCTCGACCTGCAGATGTCCGGGATGCTGCCGGAGTCGATCGACCCGCTGGAGACCGCCATCTCGGTGGTGCAGCGGTACGAGAAGTTGTGGGACCTGCTGACCGAGCCGCAGACCGTCGGCGACGAGGAGTGGTGGCGCATCGAGCAGCGGCTCCGCAAGCTCAACGAACTCGGCTACGACGTCGCCCAGATCCAGGTCAGCGAACACGCCGACAACCCGCGGATCATGGTGCAGACCCAGGTGGTCGACGCCGGCCACCACCGCCGCCGGCTGTTCTCCCTGACCGGCATCGACGTCCAGGAGAACCAGGCCCGCCGCATCCTCAACGATCTCGACACCTACCGGTCGCAGGCGGTCATGCCCGGCACCGACGTCGACGAGGACACCGTCGCGCACCACTACGTCACCGACGTCTACGACCCGGTCATCGAGGCGATCCCCGGGGACCTGCGGGACAAGCTGGAGCCGGCCGAGGTCTTCCACGAGGTCCTCGAGCACCGGTGGTTCCTGTCCGAGAGCATGGGCCGCGAGGTGTCGATGGCCGACGCCACCCGCTCCTACGTCGACACCGTCCTGCGGTACCGGCCCGACGAGAAGGCGTTCCTCGACTCGTCGCTGATGGGGGTCGGTTCCCTGGACGACGACGGGGCGCTCGACGACTTCTCCGAGCGGGCCGCCGCGGGCGAGGACACCGGCCCCTGGTGACGGGAGGTCTCGCTGCGACAACGCTGCTGTCACACGTTTGATTCAGCGCCGTCGAATCGGGTGATCACGCTGGTACCGTCCGCTCGTCGCGCCGTCGCCGGGACGGTCCCGGCTCCGTGGCCGACCTGTTTCGAGGAGGCCCCTGTGACGACTCTTTCCCAACTCGGTGCGACCGCAGCCAAGTACTGGTGGGTGCTGCTGCTGCGCGGCATCACCCTCATCGCGCTCGGCATCATGATGCAGGTGTGGCCGGGGGCCACCGTCCTGGTGTTCGCGATGCTCTTCGTCGCCTATCTCATCGTCGATGGCGTGTTCACGATCATCCAGGGCTTCACCGAGGGCCAGTCCAAGACCTACCACCTGGTCCTGGGTGGTCTGTCGATCCTGGCCGCCGTCATCATCCTGGTCTGGCCGAAGGAGAGCGCGACCGTCTTCGTCTTCCTGGTCGGCTTCTGGGCGCTCATCGCCGGTATCGCGGCGATCGCCGGTGGCCTGCAGCTGCGCAAGGTCGCCGGTTCCGGGTGGGGCTGGATGGTGGCGTGGGGTGTGCTGGCCGTGATCTTCGGTCTGTCGCTGATCCTCACCCCGACCGTCAACGGCATCCTGAGCCTGCTCTGGATCGTCTCGGTGTGGGCCATCATCTCCGGCATCACGCTGGCCATGTTCAGCTTCGTCGTCCGCAAGGCCGGCACGACGCTGGTGGCCGGCGGCCGGTAACCGCCGCAACCGACCAGCACACGACCCCTGTGGCCAGCCCGGCCACAGGGGTTGTGTCGTCTGCGGGTTCGAGATGAGCGCGCTGACGCTGACGAACGTCGCTGGCGCCGATCATCTGCCCGGGGGGAGGGCATTTCGGGGGTCGAATCGCGCTGCCGATCAGCGTCGACCGTATTCGTCGGCGTCAGGACGGGTCGGGTAACGGCCGGGGTCCGAGCACCGACGGCAGCGCCGCCCGGGTGGGCTGCTCGTCCGTCTCGGCGTCCATGGCCAGCACGGCGGCGGTGGACTCGTCGACGATGGCCCGCATCGCGGCTTCCGCCCCGGGGGCGTCACCGGCCTGGATGCAGGAGGCGACGACGCCGTGCAACCGCACGGCCTCCGAGTCGGCCGTCGCCGGCATCAGGGCGTGGCGGGTCCGCCCGGCGAGCACTTCGACGACGACCTCGGCCAGCCCGGCCAGCATGGGGTTGCCCGAGGCCCGGAGCAGGGTGCGGTGGAAGGCCGAGTCGTGGGCGAGGTAGTCGGCGGCGTTGGCGGTGCGGGAGGTCGCCGACATGCCGATCACCGCGGCGGTCAGCGCCCCGCAGTCGTCCCCCGAGGCGTTCGTCGCGGCCAGCCGGGCGGCCAGCGGCTCGATGGCCGACCGCAGCTGACCCAGGTGTTGCAGGTGGGTGACCCGGTCGGGGCCGGCCAGTCGCCAGCGAATGATGTTGAGGTCGTAGGGGTCCCAGGCCTCCGGCGGCTGCACGGTGATGCCCACCCGGCGGCGGGCGGCCAGCAGCCCCATCGACTCCAGGACCCGGACGGCCTCGCGCACCACGGTGCGGGACACGGCGAGCTGGGTGGCGGCGGTGTCGGCCGACAGGCGGGTCCCGGGCGGCAGGGCACCCGA from Nakamurella flava includes the following:
- a CDS encoding DUF4032 domain-containing protein, with amino-acid sequence MQFASGPDPTDLLTLPWSTPLEKWPREKLVSLPRGISRHVVRFVRIGGIVYAIKEISQGLAEHEYEQLRELARLSIPVVQAVGVVANRFTPEGEPLDAALVTKHLRFSLPYRALFSRRIDPDLEPKLLDALAELLVRLHLAGFAWKDCSLSNTLFRRDAGALAAYLVDAETGELRESLSNGQRWQDLEIVETNVAGELLDLQMSGMLPESIDPLETAISVVQRYEKLWDLLTEPQTVGDEEWWRIEQRLRKLNELGYDVAQIQVSEHADNPRIMVQTQVVDAGHHRRRLFSLTGIDVQENQARRILNDLDTYRSQAVMPGTDVDEDTVAHHYVTDVYDPVIEAIPGDLRDKLEPAEVFHEVLEHRWFLSESMGREVSMADATRSYVDTVLRYRPDEKAFLDSSLMGVGSLDDDGALDDFSERAAAGEDTGPW
- a CDS encoding HdeD family acid-resistance protein translates to MTTLSQLGATAAKYWWVLLLRGITLIALGIMMQVWPGATVLVFAMLFVAYLIVDGVFTIIQGFTEGQSKTYHLVLGGLSILAAVIILVWPKESATVFVFLVGFWALIAGIAAIAGGLQLRKVAGSGWGWMVAWGVLAVIFGLSLILTPTVNGILSLLWIVSVWAIISGITLAMFSFVVRKAGTTLVAGGR
- a CDS encoding FadR/GntR family transcriptional regulator, coding for MTSPGAQFPAHQQLHDAVVQRWGWDIVSGALPPGTRLSADTAATQLAVSRTVVREAVRVLESMGLLAARRRVGITVQPPEAWDPYDLNIIRWRLAGPDRVTHLQHLGQLRSAIEPLAARLAATNASGDDCGALTAAVIGMSATSRTANAADYLAHDSAFHRTLLRASGNPMLAGLAEVVVEVLAGRTRHALMPATADSEAVRLHGVVASCIQAGDAPGAEAAMRAIVDESTAAVLAMDAETDEQPTRAALPSVLGPRPLPDPS